ATCTGTTTCAAAATCTGATCCACATTGTCCAACAAAATATCCAATCACGTGACCAAACGGCattcaggaaagagaaaaatccaCAATGCAGAGAAacttaccaacaggagagtgggtttgtgtgggggtggggagaaaacctggacttgtcctggaaatggcccagcttgattatcatacacactgtaaggagagtgatcactttagataagctattaccagcaggagagtggggtggggggagagaaaaccttttgtagtggtaaacaccctttttttcatggtttgtgtgtataaaaagatcttctgtattttccacattatgcatctgatgaagtgagctgtagctcacaaaagcttatgctcaaataaattggttagtctttaaggtgccacaagtactccttttctttttgcgaattccaGTGTAATAACCTCCTCTCGAATTTCATAGTGTATATCTAATGATTCAAAAGTCAGGAGGACAAATTCTCCCACTGTGTTCTCCTATGATCCATACAAACCTGCTTTACTCAACATCACCTCATtattattttcaaaagttttagcATCCTTGAAATGGGGAAAAACAGGCAGCCTTTCCATCCGCTCAGCAGGAAAAAGCCCCAAAGTCACTTTTTCAAGAACTGGAAACCGGGATTTAAGATCAGAACGATCACACTGGCTTTGGGATCCACTCAAATTTCCCCTCTACGTCTGTGACACTTTAATTTCCAGTGCTTACAAGTATGTGATTCCTAAGCACGGAGAGCGAAGAACAGTGTGTCACATGACACTTGGGAGGTGGAGGGACAGAATAAATTCTAAAGCCGGAGTGGTGAGGGAGTATcatggtggtgatggggaaggaAAGACTCCCTCCAATTCACCCCGTCTCCTTTGTGTATCACAGGCAGAAATGACACTATTTTTTTGTCTCCCTGCGCCTTCTCtttgttataaatatattttaaatgagaaaaatggTACAAAAATAACAACTTTTGTGCACTACCTGGAGAAAGTGAGAATAACAAGGAGTGAGACAATCTGTCCACAAAGGGTGAACTCAGTTACTCTGACAATCACTCTGCTAGTGGGAGAACaataatactcctgggggaattctgcgccactgtgcaatgcagaattttgcagaaatcaaTGTTTTTTGCACACAATTTCCTTTCCCCTGCAGGGAAATGGGCTGCAATGCTGCTGGCCACCAGCAGGGGCCGCTGGACCCGGCTGAGCCCTGATTGCACACAGAAgacactgtgggggtggggaggacgggGAAGAGAGTAGGGAGTTtccggcagctgcagttccccgcACGCCCAAGGGAAGGAGAGGATggtgtgcaggaaactccatacaagcctgggacccagcaacaggctgtttctccctgtgGATCCCTGGCCAGTAGGGggctggtgtctgggctgggagggCCACGGCTGGGCTCTGAGTGGTAGAGGGATGGGTGCCTGGACTAGGGGGACCACGACTGGActctggagagagagggggtgggtgtctgggctgggagggCCTGCGGCTGGActcggggggaggtggggggggttgtGGGTGCCTGGccccccctggctgggctctgggagtaCGGGCAGAGAAACTGGAACcaggttgtcataggggtttctttaattctctgctcctgggggaaattttgtgtgtgtctgtattgttacagtcatacttgctgacaggtattttgaaataagttaccaaaataattgaaactggcatgatcatgtagtgttattttgacaaataaaatttgcagaattttcaaatattgtgtgcagaatttttatttttttggcacagaattcccgcaggagtaaATATAAATGTGATGCTTAGGGTTGACTGAACTAGGAAGAGTGATGGAGGTTAGGTCAGCTTAAGGAGAAATGTGCTAGCTAACCCCAACCACTTTACCAGAGCTGCTAACTCCATGGAAAACCCTCATAGAGACAAGGTCCAAGTAGATTTTACCTTTATGTAGCTAGTTGAGGTCACCCCTCTCTCCCTATCTGGGACTGATGGACATTCTTGTCAGGAGGGGCACACACTCCCATGACTTACACAGTGAAGCTACATATCAAGGACTTGATAGAAAGCATGATGGGCTTCACCCCAAAGAAGGGTGAGCGGCAAAAGCAGGCAACTCACCTGTGGGAGCTGTGGGACCACAGTGAAGCAAGTGGTGCAAACAGCTTTAAAGGTCACTATTGGAAAATAGCAAatgtattataaaaaaaaaaaaaccttcggCCAGCCGTAGCCAAACTATTTATGGGGTTACTCTCCcttgtggatcctctgatgtgtaataaggtgCGAATTCTgattgaaacttttcccacacttggAGCATTTAAAGGGTCTGTCTCCCGTGTGGATTGTCTCATGTCTAATAAGGTCTGAGCtccgagtgaagcttttcccgcactccgAGCATCTGTAGGGTCTCTCCCCCACGTGGGTTCTCTGATGCTGAGTAAGGTTTGAGCTgtcagtgaagcttttcccacagtcagcaCAAGTAAAAGGTCTACTTCCCGTGTGGATTCTAAAATGTGTAATAAGGTTTGAGTtccgattgaagcttttcccgcactcagaacATGTAAAGGGTCTGTTTCCTGTGTGGATTGTCTGATGTGCAATAAGGTTTGAGCTCAcgctgaaacttttcccacactcggaGCATTTAAAGGGTCTCTGTCCTGTGTGGAGTCTCCGATGTCTACTCAGGTGCGATTtccgattgaagcttttcccgcaatCGCAGCATCTGTAGGGTGTCTTGCccatgtggattctctgatgtgtactAAGAGCTGAGCAGCtactgaaggttttcccacactcagtgcaGGTGTTCTTTCTCTCGCCTGTGGGGATTCTCTGCTGGGCTGCGGTTTCCTGGAGGTCCTTGCCACTTCCCCGACAATCCGCCGGCTGTTTTCCCGGCTGCCTCTCTGGCCAGTGCTGACTCTCATGCCCTTTTCTCTGCTCACGACTCCAGTGAACGTTCTTTTCAgatctttctgaaaacatccCGGGTGGTTCCCTGTGCTGTGTATCTCCCTGCTGAGGACTCTCCTCCTCGTTCTCACTCACTGCCCCATCACCTGCTGcaacagagagagaatccaggcCTGAGTCGTCccctgctctggggaagggggaacaaaCCAAAATAGCTGCTGGAGAGATGGAAAAAATCAGGGGCAGACTCCTCCCAAACCTTTCCCCAGAGGAGAGAGGACAGGGTCAACCTGCCTCCAGGCCGGGGGAAGGGCATCCAGGGAGGGAGCTATGCCGATGTCAGTGAGGGTGGGTGCGAAGCTGTGACTTCCTTCATGAGGATGCATCACATGCTGGGGACAACCCTAAACGCAGAGTTCACAGGGTCTTTATAGGGAATCCCAGCTCTTTTCATTACACACAAAGAAGTTTTGAGTTAGTTTAACTCATTCCCATCTGTGCAATCAGCTCCCAGGATCTCTTTGCTCTGAGCCCGGGAGAGCCAGCACCCACAgctcttccccttgttccagctggAAGAACACATTAGActtggaaactggaaaccctgctcaGGGGAAGAAAATAAGTGAGAGCAGGTGAATTTGTGGGATATTTGTGACAATGTTCTATTATTTAACGTAAACTTATTTAAAGCAGTAAAATCCCAGAGCCAGCTCCCCAGGTGCTCAGAGCTGCAGGATACTCAGCTAATGGGGAGACTTTAACTATCCACATCTCTGCTGGGAACACTCACAGCCAGACAATACAGGGGATCCTAAAATACAGAGAACACATTCCTGTGTCCCAGAAAGAAGGAACTCCAGCCAGAGGGGACACCACCCTAGATCCAGTTCTCACTGACAGTGAGGCGCCCAGTGACAATGAGTCCTACAGAAGCTGAGACCAGTGCATATGCCCAGCCTGtcccagacaaaggaatgttgttttcctgaggcaccttagagactaacaaatttatttgagcataagcattcgataaagggagctgtagctcacgaatgcttatgcaCAAATACATTTTGTAGGagtaggtgccacaagtcctccttttctttttgcggatatagacttacacggctgctactctgaaacttgttttccTGTGTCTCCAATGGAAATTGAACCAGGTAATTCCTGGGAGGACAAAGAAAAGTAATCTACATATGCCATAAATCAAACCATCAAGCTAAACCAAGtgcgtggtggggtgggggtgggaggagagaccaTTTAGCACTCATGACGGGGAATGCAGCCTGCACACCaaggaagccttcctggctcttggcACAGAGACATCAGACTCTGGGTCACATACCCAAAGGCAGACAGCCATTCTGGCATCCATTACCTAGGGGACAAAGGGGGAGCAGCACCCTTTGAGATCATGCAAAGTGGATCTTTTGGGCCTGAAAACCCAGGGTAGCTGGAATGGACTACAGCTGAGAAACCTGCTgagacaaagattgtaacttgctgacgTTTTAAGTTTGCGTCACTAGAAAGAGTATTTCGTTTTGTTTTACCCGTAACCGTACCCGTGTCTTCTATTCTTATTTAGTA
The DNA window shown above is from Chelonia mydas isolate rCheMyd1 chromosome 27, rCheMyd1.pri.v2, whole genome shotgun sequence and carries:
- the LOC102938611 gene encoding zinc finger and SCAN domain-containing protein 2 isoform X1, giving the protein MAGAGGPARRLLRPRRPRGSEEAPGKHLACLRTAEAEWQSEELLKQTEAERQKIVAEWKELRGFLEEQEQRLLSQLEELARAIVKRRDEGVSRPSGEISLLGGKGQQQPRSQSPQGAGCTESREDGPFQKPEPGFVELEKRLSDFSLKSAILQEVLLGFKETLRLELENNTAGDGAVSENEEESPQQGDTQHREPPGMFSERSEKNVHWSREQRKGHESQHWPERQPGKQPADCRGSGKDLQETAAQQRIPTGERKNTCTECGKTFSSCSALSTHQRIHMGKTPYRCCDCGKSFNRKSHLSRHRRLHTGQRPFKCSECGKSFSVSSNLIAHQTIHTGNRPFTCSECGKSFNRNSNLITHFRIHTGSRPFTCADCGKSFTDSSNLTQHQRTHVGERPYRCSECGKSFTRSSDLIRHETIHTGDRPFKCSKCGKSFNQNSHLITHQRIHKGE
- the LOC102938611 gene encoding zinc finger and SCAN domain-containing protein 2 isoform X4 — protein: MAGAGGPARRLLRPRRPRGSEEAPGKHLACLRTAEAEWQSEELLKQTEAERQKIVAEWKELRGFLEEQEQRLLSQLEELARAIVKRRDEGVSRPSGEISLLGGKGQQQPRSQSPQGAGCTESSREDGPFQKPEPGFVELEKRLSDFSLKSAILQEVLLGFKETLRLELENNTAGDGAVSENEEESPQQGDTQHREPPGMFSERSEKNVHWSREQRKGHESQHWPERQPGKQPADCRGSGKDLQETAAQQRIPTGERKNTCTECGKTFSSCSALSTHQRIHMGKTPYRCCDCGKSFNRKSHLSRHRRLHTGQRPFKCSECGKSFSVSSNLIAHQTIHTGNRPFTCSECGKSFNRNSNLITHFRIHTGSRPFTCADCGKSFTDSSNLTQHQRTHVGERPYRCSECGKSFTRSSDLIRHETIHTGDRPFKCSKCGKSFNQNSHLITHQRIHKGE
- the LOC102938611 gene encoding zinc finger and SCAN domain-containing protein 2 isoform X2 codes for the protein MAGAGGPARRLLRPRRPRGSEEAPGKHLACLRTAEAEWQSEELLKQTEAERQKIVAEWKELRGFLEEQEQRLLSQLEELARAIVKRRDEGVSRPSGEISLLGGKGQQQPRSQSPQGAGCTESSREDGPFQKPEPGFVELEKRLSDFSLKSAILQEVLLGFKETLRLELENNTGDGAVSENEEESPQQGDTQHREPPGMFSERSEKNVHWSREQRKGHESQHWPERQPGKQPADCRGSGKDLQETAAQQRIPTGERKNTCTECGKTFSSCSALSTHQRIHMGKTPYRCCDCGKSFNRKSHLSRHRRLHTGQRPFKCSECGKSFSVSSNLIAHQTIHTGNRPFTCSECGKSFNRNSNLITHFRIHTGSRPFTCADCGKSFTDSSNLTQHQRTHVGERPYRCSECGKSFTRSSDLIRHETIHTGDRPFKCSKCGKSFNQNSHLITHQRIHKGE